The Methanohalophilus portucalensis genome window below encodes:
- a CDS encoding DUF116 domain-containing protein, protein MYDLIGKLLIGFVAISVLLSSLALFVSRISLNRHVRLAGIFAWILDLFYLPIKYFFCKLSDPRILDSWMVSLKNIAHYHAFRRTRKRIMLLPHCMRFLDCPAHASRYGIQCKECGRCIVGQLKRDAQKYGYRFYIITGSSFVKHVLKEKPADGILVVGCNYEINKGMRFLRDKGVIAYGVPLESDGCYNTSISYEKIAGILEEFGPVDNSL, encoded by the coding sequence ATGTACGATCTGATAGGTAAATTGCTGATCGGATTCGTGGCAATTTCTGTCTTATTGAGTAGTCTTGCTCTTTTTGTCAGCCGTATCAGCCTTAATCGGCATGTACGTCTTGCAGGTATTTTTGCATGGATACTTGATTTATTCTACCTGCCGATCAAATATTTCTTTTGTAAGTTGTCCGATCCTCGTATTCTGGACAGCTGGATGGTTTCCCTGAAGAACATCGCTCATTACCATGCTTTCAGAAGAACTCGTAAAAGGATAATGCTTTTACCACATTGTATGCGTTTTCTGGATTGCCCTGCTCATGCTTCAAGATATGGTATACAATGCAAGGAATGTGGCAGGTGTATAGTTGGACAGCTAAAAAGAGATGCGCAGAAGTATGGTTATCGTTTTTACATTATAACCGGTTCATCATTTGTGAAGCATGTATTGAAAGAAAAGCCTGCAGATGGAATTCTGGTTGTTGGTTGTAATTATGAGATTAACAAGGGTATGCGTTTTCTACGAGATAAAGGTGTTATTGCTTATGGTGTCCCTCTTGAAAGTGATGGTTGTTATAATACCTCTATAAGTTACGAAAAAATTGCAGGTATTCTTGAAGAATTCGGCCCGGTTGATAATAGTTTGTGA